DNA sequence from the Halobacterium sp. DL1 genome:
AGGTGACGCGGACCTGAGGAGTTAATCGCGGCGCTGGAGGACGTCGCTGCCCGCCGGTACCCGGTACCTGGTCAGAAGCTCGCGAGAGGCGTCCCCCGCGGGCACGGACTTGGGCACAGCGTAGGCCGTGTAGGTCGCTTCCTCGGGGGTGAACTCGACGGTCGCGTACCCCCAGTGGTGGCTGTCGAAGAACGACACGTGGGGGTTCTCCTGGCGGGCGGCCCGCCCGAGCAACGCCGCCGCCAGGTCGCTGGTGGGTAGGTCAAGCGTCTCCTGGAGGTTCGCGCTCGACACCGCTGGCACCACGAACTCCACGCCGACCGGCTCCGAGGCGTCGTCGTAGGTCGGGTGGAGGTGGCCCACGGCGCAAGAGTGCAGGTCGCCGGTGAGCGCGACCGCGTTCTCCGTAGCCGCGAGGTCGCGGGCGACAGACGCACGCTCCTCCTCGTAGCCCGCCCACGAGTCCGCGCTGTACGCCGCCGCGCCGCGCACGTCGACGTCGAGGTCCATGTGGACGATTTCGTTCGCCCACGCGGTCCAGGTCGCCTCCGAGCTGCCGACCTCGTCGGCGAACCACGACCGCTGGCGCTCGCCGAGAACGGTTGGCGTGCCCCCCGGCCCACTCGGCTGGTCGGCGAGCGAAGTCGCGAGCGGCGTCGGCAGTTCGCTCTGGGGTGGCGCGGACCGGAACAGGCGCTCGTCGGTCACCACGAGGTCGAGGAGGTCGCCGAACTGGAACGACCGGTAGAGCCCCAGAGAATCCACCACGTCGGCGTCCGGGTCGTATCGAACCCGTGCGGGCGTGTACTCCCACCAGGCCCTGATGCCGGCTGCGAACAGCGACCGCATGAACGCGTCGTCGTCGTTTCGTGGGTGTGCGTCGTCGCCGGCGTACGGCCGGCCGTCCCGGTAGCTGTAGAACCGGTCGTTGACGATCTCGTGGTCGTCCCACGTGGTGATGGCGGTGTGCGCGGCGAGTGCGGCCTGGAGCGCGCGGTCTGTGCGGTACGTGCGGTGGAGGTGGCGGAAGTCCGAGAGCCCGCTCGCGACCGCGTTCCCGCTCGGCAGGTTGATGTCGCGGCCGGCGTACTCCGAGGGCCCACCGTGCTCGTAGACGAAGTCGCCGAGGTGGAGGAGGAAGTCCACGTCGTCGTCGGCGACGTGGCGGTACGCGCCGTAGTAGCCGTTGCGGTAGTCCTGGCACGTGCAGAGCGCGAAGGAGACGCTGTCCGGCGACGAGCCCGGTTCCGGCAGTGTCCGCAGGCGGCCGGCCGGCGAGACGCGGCCGTCGTGCTCGAACCGGTACCAGTACGTCCGGTTCGCGTCCAGTCGGCCGTCGAGGTCGGCTTTCACGGTGTAGTCGCGGTCCGCGCCCGTAGTGCCGGCGTCGTAGAAGCCGATGGGGAACTGGAAATCCTCGTCCCGGGCGACCGTCAGCGACACCGAATCGCCGTCGCTGTGAGCGGACGGGCTGAGACGCGTCCAGACGACGGCGCCGGAGGGCGTCGGGTCGCCGCTCGCGACGCCCTGCGGGAACGCCTCGCGGTCGGGTGCGCCCCTGGCAGTGCTCCGGTCGGTCGGCGCAGCCTCGACGGTCGGCGGGACGAGCGCGCCACCGGCGGCGAGACCCAGCGATTCGAGGAGTCGGCGGCGGTGGAGGCTGGGTATGCGAGAGCGATGCCAAGCGCCGACATTTGTAATGAGGGTTGTACGAACTGTACGGCTTTCTTACCTGTGGTTAGGATGACCGTTCGGGTCAGTCCGCGTCGCCGCGCGCCCGCTCGAACGTTGCGATGGCTTCCTCGCGGCGCTCCGCGTGGTCGACGATGGGGGCCGGGTAGTCCGGGGCGAGTTCGTCGCGCTCCTCGGGCGAGAGGTCAGGCCACGCGTGGATTTTCGCGGGCGGAACGTCACGCAACTCGGGGACGTACCGCTTGACGAACTCCGCGTCCGGGTCGTAGCGCTCGCCCTGCGTCGTCGGGTTGAACACCCGGAAGTACGGCTGGGCGTCGGTGCCTGTCGAGGCGGCCCACTGCCAGCCGCCGGTGTCGTTGGCCGTGTCGTGGTCGACGAGGTGCTCGCGGAAATGGGCGTACCCCTCGCGCCAGTCCACCAGCAGGTCTTTCGTGAGGAACGCGGCGACGAGCATCCGGACGCGGTTGTGCACGTACGCCTCGTCTCTGAGCTGTCGCATCCCGGCGTCCACGATGGGGTAGCCCGTCTCGCCGTCCTTCCACGCGCGGAGTTCCGTGGGGTCGTCCCGCCACTCGATGGGCTGGGCGTACTCCTTGAAGTTCTCCGTGACTACCTCCGGGTTGAAGTACAGCACCTGCGCGTAGAACTCCCGCCAGGCGAGTTGCCCCTGGAACTCTTCGACGCTCGCGCGTTCGTCATCGTCGTCGGCGTCGGTCATCGCCTGCTCGGTCCGTTCGTACAGTTCCCGGACGCCGAGCGTGCCGAACTTGAGGTCCGCCGAGAGCCGGGACGTCGCGCGCTCGGCGGGGTAGTCTCGCGCGTCCTCGTAGCGAAAGACGTCCCGCTCGCAGAACGCTTCGAGTCGCTCCCGGGCCGCATCGGTCCCGGCAGCCGGAATCTCGGCGTCCGGTTCCTCGAAGCCGAGGGTCGCCGCGTCCGGTAGTTCGTCGCCCGTCACGTCGGCGACGGCGTCGGGTTCTGGCTCCGGCGCCGGGTCGGCCTTCTCCCGGTCGCGCCACTTCTTCCAGAAGTACGTGTACACGGAGTACGGGTCGCCAGCGTTCGTCCGGATCGCGCCCGGTTCGTGGAGGACGGCGTCGTGGACCTGCTCGTGGGCGGTGCCCTGGTCGTCGAGGGCCGCGCGCACCGCCTCGTCGCGCTCGCGGGCCAGCCCCGAGTAGTCGTGGTTCCAGACGACGCGGTCGGCGCCGAACTCGCGAGCGAGGTCTGGGAGGACGGCGGAGGGGTCGCCGTGGCGCACGAGCAGGTCGCCGCCGAGTTCCCGGTAGCGCTCGCGGAGCGCGGCGAGGGCGTCCAGCATGAACGCCATCCTGGACGGTGCGGCGTGGTCGAGGACAGCGTCGTCGAAGCAGAAGACCGGGACCACGTCGCCCGCATCCGCGGCCGCGGCGAGCCCCAGGTTGTCCGCGGTGCGGAGGTCCCGGCGGTGCCAGAACAGTTCCATGTCCGTGGGTGGGGTTGCCACCGCCGTATAACCCCGGTCAGTCCGACTGGAAGACGCGGAACGACCCGCGGCCGACCGCGACCTCCTTCTCGTCGCCGTCGTCGTCCTCGGCGGTGACCTCGACCTCGGCGACGCCGACCGTCGAGCCGACGCGCACCACCTCGGCTTCCGCGACGAGGTCGCCGCGAGCGGGGCGGAGGTAGGAGACGTTCAGGTCGATGGTCGCGACGCCCGCCTCGACTGGGTTGTCGAGTGACGTGCGGACGGCGAGGCCACCCGCGGTGTCGATGATGGTCGCGGCGATGCCGCCGTGGACGTTGCCGCGACCGGCGCCGTGGTTCGCGAGTTTCTCGTGGTAGGGGATGCGCAGCGTCATCTCGCCCGACTCGACGTCCTCCACCTGGAGGTCGAGGAAGGAAAGGAAGCCGTGGTCGTCAACGTAGGACTGGATGAACGCTTGCGCGTCGTCCGCGTCGAACGCCGTCATGTATCGGCGTGCGGTGTCTGCCCGCTTAAGCCCACCGAGGCCACCACGACGCAAAGTTTCTTGCCCGAGGGCACCGTGATATCGGTTGACACATGACGAACCTCGTCACGAACGTCGAGTCAGTCGTCGCGGACCACCCCGAGGAGCCGGCGCTGGTCTTCCGGGACCAGACGGTCTCCTACCGGGAGTTCTGGGCCCAGACCGGCCAGTTCGCCGCCGCCCTGCGCGAGCACGGCGCCGAACCCGGGGACAGGGTCGCCATCTACCTGCCGAATCTACCGCAGTTCGTCGTGGCGTTCCACGGGGCGCTCCGGGCCGGCTGCGTGGTCGTCCCGATGAACCCCCAGTACAAGAGCCGCGAAATCAGTCACCTGCTCGAGGACTCCGGGGCGACCACCGTTGTCGCGCTCGCGGACCTCGTGCCGTTCGTCCAGCAGGTACGCGACGACACCGGGGTCGAGCAGGTCGTCACGGTCGGCGGCGAGGCCGACGCGGGGACGCCGTTCCGAGAATTCCTCACCGACGGCGACGACAGCGTCGCCGAGCGCGCAGACGACGACGTGGCGGTCCAGCCCTACACCTCCGGGACCACGGGGCAACCGAAGGGCGTCGAACTCACCCACCACAACCTCGCGTCGAACGCCCAGCAGTCCGTCGACATCATCCCGGACGGCATCACCCCGGGCGACCGGCAGCTCGGCGTGCTGCCGCTGTTCCACATCTACGGGATGACAGTGGTGATGAACGCGACGCTGTTCGGCGGCGGAGCGTACTACCCGCTGCCCCAGTGGGACGTTCAGGAGGCGATGACGCTCGTCGAGGAGGCGGAGCTCACGCTGATGCACGGTGTCCCCGCGATGTACAACGACGTCATCAACCAGCCGAACGCCGAGGAGTTCGACCTCTCGTCGCTCCGGCTCTGTGGCGTCGGCGGCTCCGGCATCCCCGTCGAGGTGCTCCGGAAGTTCGAGGAGCTCTACCCGGTGAAGCTCTACGAGGGGTACGGGCTCACGGAGACCAGCCCGGTCACCCACTTCAACAGCCCGAAGTGGGGGCGCCGCGTCGGCTCCATCGGCAAACCGCTGGACGGCGTCCACGCCAAGATCGTCACCGGCGACTTCGAGGAGGTCGAGGCGATACCGGAAGGACCCGTCGACGAGGACGAGGTGGACATCGACGAGATAACCGGCGAACTCGTCGTCTCCGGGCCGAACGTGATGCAGGGCTACTCCGGACTCCCGGAGGCCAACCGCGAGGCGTTCTCCGAGCACGAGGGGCGGCGCTGGTTCCACACGGGCGACCTGGGCTACCACGACGAGGACGGCTACTTCTACGTCGTCGACCGGAAGAAGCACATGATCAACACCGCGGGCTACAACGTCTACCCGCGCGAAGTGGAGGAACTACTGTTCGAGCATGAGGCGGTCGCCGACGTCGCCGTGGTCGGCATCCCGGACGACCGGCGCGGCGAGACGGTGAAGGCGTTCGTCGTGAAGACGCCCGACGCCGACGTCACCGAGGACGAACTCAAGCAGTTCTGCCTAGAGCGACTCGCGGAGTACAAACACCCACGCGAGGTGGAGTTCGTCGAGGAACTGCCGCGCACGACCACCGGGAAGGTCAAGAAGTTCGAACTCACCGACGCGGAGTGACCGGCTGACGGGCGACGGCCGCTGGCTGCAGCGGTCGAAACCCGGCGCACGTTGTCAGTCGTTGACACAGTTTTATGCGGAGCGGTGGCGAAGTTCGCCCCATGACAGACCGATTCTCCGTGTCCGGCACGGCAATCGTCACGGGCGCGTCGAGTGGCATCGGGCGGTCCATCGCCGAGCAGTTCGCCGCGGACGGCGCGAACGTCGTCGTCTGCTCGCGCGAGCAGGAGAACGTCGACCCCGTCGCGGAGGGCATCCGCGACGACGGCGGGGCCGCGCTCGCCGTGGAGTGCGACGTCACCGACCGCGACGCCGTGGACGCGCTGGTGGACGCGACGGTCGGGGAGTTCGGTGGCCTCGACGTCCTCGTGAACAACGCGGGCGCGAGTTTCGTCGCCGGCTTCGACGACATCTCACCGAACGGCTGGAAGACCATCGTGGAGATCAACCTCACCGGCACCTACCACTGCACGCAGGCCGCCGCGGAGCACCTGCAGGACGGCGGCGGGAGTGTCGTCAACCTCGCGAGTGTCGCGGGCCAGAGCGGCGCGCCGTACATGAGCCACTACTCCGCCGCGAAGGCCGGCGTCATCAACCTCACGAAGACGCTGGCGATGGAGTGGGCAGGGAAAGGGGTGCGCGTGAACTGCATCGCACCCGGGTTCGTCGCGACGCCCGGCCTGGCGTCCCAGATGGGCGTCTCCGCCGACGACATCGACCGCGAGGAGGTCGACCGACGCATCGGCGTCAGCGAGGAGATATCGGACGTGGCGCGGTTCCTCGCGAGTCCGGCAGCCTCCTTCGTCGTGGGCGAGACGGTGACTGCTGGTGGCGTCCCGCAGGGCGAGGAGGTGCCGTCGCAGTGACCGACCGCACGGTCCACCTCCCGGTCGCCGCCCAGGAATCCCTCGACGACGTACTCGACATCGGCGTCCGCGCGGAAGAACTCGGCTACGACCGGGCGTGGTTCCCAGAGACGTGGGGCCGGGACGCGGCCACGACGCTGGCCGCGCTCGCCGACCGCACCGAGGATATCGGCATCGGGACGAGCATCGTGAACACGTACTCTCGCAGTCCCGCGCTCGTGGGCCAGACGGCCGCGACGCTCGACGAACACTCCGACGGTCGGTTCCGCCTCGGCCTCGGGCCGAGCGGGCCCGCGGTCATCGAGGGGTGGCACGGCGAATCCTTCGAGCGACCGCTCCGGCGTACACGCGAGTACGTCGAGGTCGTCCGGCAGGTGCTCTCGGGCGAGCAGGTCGACTACGACGGCGACCTGGTCCAGACCCGGGGGTTCCGACTCCGCCAGGACGCCCCGGAGCCGGCGCCCGAGATAGACGTCACCGGGATGGGACCGAAGGCCGTGGAACTCGCGGGCCGGTTCGCGGACGGCTGGCACGCGCTGATGTTCACCCGCGAGGGGTTCGCCGAGCGTCTCGGCGACCTGCGGACGGGCGCCGAACTCGGCGACCGCGACCCTGAGGACGTGCGGACGACGTTCGTGCTGCCGTGCTGTGCGCTTCCGGACGCGGACGCCGCGCGCAACCTCGCGCGCCAGCACCTCGCGTTCTACGTCGGCGGGATGGGGGACTTCTACCGGAACGCGCTCGCCCGACAGGGGTACGAGAAGCAGGCCCACGCCATCCACGACGCGTGGCAAGAGGGCGAACACAAGCGCGCGGTGGGCACCGTGAGCGACGACCTGCTCGACGCGCTGGCCGCCGTGGGGACGCCCGAGGAGGTCAAAGAGCGCTATGACGAGTTCGCGGACATCGACGGTCTCGACGCCGTCGCCGTCTCCTTCCCGCGAGCGGCCGACCGCGAGGTCATCGACGCGACGATGCAGGCGCTCGCCCCGGAACGCTGAGGGAACCCGAGTCCCGTTTCCCGGGGTTTGACCCGCCTTTTTGCGAGTGGCCCGCCTACGACAAGCCATGCAAGCAATCGAGGTCACCGAGTTCGGCGACGACGAGGTGCTGACGCGCGTCGAGCACGAGCGACCCGAACCCGGCCCAGGCGAGGTACTGATCGACGTCGAGGCGGCGGGCGTGAACTTCGCGGACGTGATGCAGCGCCGCGGCCACTACCACGGCGGCCCCCAGCCCTCGTACGTTCCGGGGATGGAGGCCGCGGGAACCATCGCCGCCGTCGGCGACGGCGCGGAACGTGAGGTCGGCGAGCGCGTCGTCGCGATGGTCGGCCGTGGCGCCTACGCGGAGTACGTCACGGCACCCGCGCTCGCGCTGTTCGACGTCCCTGAGTCGATGTCGTTCGCGGAGGCTGCGGGCTTCCCAGTCCAGTTCCTCACCGCCCACCACTGCCTCCACGACTGGGGCGAACTCGACGCCGACGAATCCGTCCTCGTCCACGCCGCCGCGGGCGGGGTCGGCACCGCGGCTGTCCAGCTAGCCGACCACCACGGCGCGGAGGTGTTCGGCACGGCGAGCACCGAGGAGAAACTAGCGCTCGCCGAGCGACTCGGCTGCGACCACCCCATCAACTACACGGAGGTCGACTTCGCCGACGTCACCGACGACCTGACCGACGGCGCAGGCATCGACCTCGTCCTCGACGGCGTGGGCGGCGAGACGTTCCGGGAGAGCGTCGACGCGCTCTCGCACTTCGGCCGCGTCGTCGCCTACGGTGCAGCCTCGGGAGAGCCCGGCACCGTCGACACGGCGACGCTGCTGTTCGGCAACAAGTCCGTCGAAGGGTTCCACCTCGGCCAGGCGATGGAGCGCGACCCCGAGCGAATCTACGAGGCCGTTCCCGAACTCTCCGCGCTGCTCCGCGACGACGTCCTCGAAGTCGTGGTCGGCCAGACGTTCGACCTCGCGGACGCCGCCGACGCCCACCGGGCACTGGAGAACCGCGAGACCACCGGGAAGGTCGTTCTCGAACCCTGACAGGGAAACCCAACTGACTGGAGCCGGGAGTACTGCGAGTCTTTGAGTTATCCGGACACTTTTCACCCTAGTAGACGACAGGTGTGTGTGAACAGACGATTCCGGCAAGTCGCCCTCGCTGCCCTCCTCGCAGTCCTCGTCGCGTCGGCGGGGTGCAGCGCGTTCGGCGGCGGCGCCACGACGAACCTCCTCCTGGTGAACAACGACGAGACCCAGCACGACGTCACCGTCGAAATCGTGCAGGACGGCGAAGCGCAGTACACCTCTGAGAAGACGCTGCCGGCGGAGGCCCAGGCAGACCTCCTGACGTTCGAGGGGTCGGGCGAGTACACGGTGGCCGTCACCGTCGACGGGACGACCACCGAACAGACTCACGAGTTCAGTAGCGACGACGACACGCTCTCCATCGGCGTCCAGAACGACGGTTCGGTCATCGTCGGCGGGTAGCTACACGCCGACCGACTCGATGTCGCCGCGCCGCCCGTCGAGGACGGCGAATCGCTCCCCGCGTCGCGTCTCCAGCCAGGAGAGCATGCGCTCGGCCCACGCCAGTTTCTTCGCCTTCTCCGCGTCCACGCTCTGGTCGTCGAAGTCCCACCCGGGGAAGACGAGTTCCGCTGCGCCGCAGTGGTCGGCGAGGAACGCCGCCCGGTCGCCGTCGGTGAATCCGCCGAAGTTCCGCACCGGGCCCGCGGGTTCGGCCTGCGTCGTGCCGAGGACGTGGGCGGCGTCGAACGTCGGAACGTGCTCGCGGACGGCGGGGACGTTGTCGCCGTGGGCGTGCGCGGCGACTGGGACGCCAGTTTCGGTGAGTCGGCGCGCTGTGTCGGGGTTCTTGTCGAGGTCGGTCACCATCAGGTCGACGTCCACTCGCGCCTCCACGAGGACGTCGACGGCCGTCGAGGCAGCGAACACGCGGTCTGCATCGGCCGCGGCGTCCGTCTCGTCGGCGAGCGACGGCGCGCCACCGGTGATTGCGACCGTCGCTCCCGAACAGTCCAGTCGCGAGCTGTCGAACGGTTCGACGTACTCGGCGAGCACGTCGCGGGCGCGCTCGTCGGCGCTCCGCGGGTACCCGAAGTCGGCGAGTATCGTCTCGTACACCGGCTCCCAGTCGTCGAACTCCATGGTAGTCACTACTCGGTGGAATAAATGAAAGATTCCGTGGTCCGAGCCGAGACGCCCCGCAAAGTACCCCTACCCGGCGGGAGTCCGGCTTCCAGTCCCGGCTTCTTGCCCCTCGGGTATAAGCTTTCCCGTTAGTTGCCAACTGTCTCCCAGGTGGCACCTAGCTCACCCAGGGCTCCGTCACGGCCTGCCAGCGCCGACGACGCGTCCCGCAGTCTATCG
Encoded proteins:
- a CDS encoding esterase — protein: MTAFDADDAQAFIQSYVDDHGFLSFLDLQVEDVESGEMTLRIPYHEKLANHGAGRGNVHGGIAATIIDTAGGLAVRTSLDNPVEAGVATIDLNVSYLRPARGDLVAEAEVVRVGSTVGVAEVEVTAEDDDGDEKEVAVGRGSFRVFQSD
- a CDS encoding NADPH:quinone reductase — its product is MQAIEVTEFGDDEVLTRVEHERPEPGPGEVLIDVEAAGVNFADVMQRRGHYHGGPQPSYVPGMEAAGTIAAVGDGAEREVGERVVAMVGRGAYAEYVTAPALALFDVPESMSFAEAAGFPVQFLTAHHCLHDWGELDADESVLVHAAAGGVGTAAVQLADHHGAEVFGTASTEEKLALAERLGCDHPINYTEVDFADVTDDLTDGAGIDLVLDGVGGETFRESVDALSHFGRVVAYGAASGEPGTVDTATLLFGNKSVEGFHLGQAMERDPERIYEAVPELSALLRDDVLEVVVGQTFDLADAADAHRALENRETTGKVVLEP
- a CDS encoding deoxyribodipyrimidine photo-lyase gives rise to the protein MELFWHRRDLRTADNLGLAAAADAGDVVPVFCFDDAVLDHAAPSRMAFMLDALAALRERYRELGGDLLVRHGDPSAVLPDLAREFGADRVVWNHDYSGLARERDEAVRAALDDQGTAHEQVHDAVLHEPGAIRTNAGDPYSVYTYFWKKWRDREKADPAPEPEPDAVADVTGDELPDAATLGFEEPDAEIPAAGTDAARERLEAFCERDVFRYEDARDYPAERATSRLSADLKFGTLGVRELYERTEQAMTDADDDDERASVEEFQGQLAWREFYAQVLYFNPEVVTENFKEYAQPIEWRDDPTELRAWKDGETGYPIVDAGMRQLRDEAYVHNRVRMLVAAFLTKDLLVDWREGYAHFREHLVDHDTANDTGGWQWAASTGTDAQPYFRVFNPTTQGERYDPDAEFVKRYVPELRDVPPAKIHAWPDLSPEERDELAPDYPAPIVDHAERREEAIATFERARGDAD
- a CDS encoding AMP-dependent synthetase and ligase gives rise to the protein MTNLVTNVESVVADHPEEPALVFRDQTVSYREFWAQTGQFAAALREHGAEPGDRVAIYLPNLPQFVVAFHGALRAGCVVVPMNPQYKSREISHLLEDSGATTVVALADLVPFVQQVRDDTGVEQVVTVGGEADAGTPFREFLTDGDDSVAERADDDVAVQPYTSGTTGQPKGVELTHHNLASNAQQSVDIIPDGITPGDRQLGVLPLFHIYGMTVVMNATLFGGGAYYPLPQWDVQEAMTLVEEAELTLMHGVPAMYNDVINQPNAEEFDLSSLRLCGVGGSGIPVEVLRKFEELYPVKLYEGYGLTETSPVTHFNSPKWGRRVGSIGKPLDGVHAKIVTGDFEEVEAIPEGPVDEDEVDIDEITGELVVSGPNVMQGYSGLPEANREAFSEHEGRRWFHTGDLGYHDEDGYFYVVDRKKHMINTAGYNVYPREVEELLFEHEAVADVAVVGIPDDRRGETVKAFVVKTPDADVTEDELKQFCLERLAEYKHPREVEFVEELPRTTTGKVKKFELTDAE
- a CDS encoding 3-oxoacyl-ACP reductase, with translation MTDRFSVSGTAIVTGASSGIGRSIAEQFAADGANVVVCSREQENVDPVAEGIRDDGGAALAVECDVTDRDAVDALVDATVGEFGGLDVLVNNAGASFVAGFDDISPNGWKTIVEINLTGTYHCTQAAAEHLQDGGGSVVNLASVAGQSGAPYMSHYSAAKAGVINLTKTLAMEWAGKGVRVNCIAPGFVATPGLASQMGVSADDIDREEVDRRIGVSEEISDVARFLASPAASFVVGETVTAGGVPQGEEVPSQ
- a CDS encoding oxidoreductase, giving the protein MTDRTVHLPVAAQESLDDVLDIGVRAEELGYDRAWFPETWGRDAATTLAALADRTEDIGIGTSIVNTYSRSPALVGQTAATLDEHSDGRFRLGLGPSGPAVIEGWHGESFERPLRRTREYVEVVRQVLSGEQVDYDGDLVQTRGFRLRQDAPEPAPEIDVTGMGPKAVELAGRFADGWHALMFTREGFAERLGDLRTGAELGDRDPEDVRTTFVLPCCALPDADAARNLARQHLAFYVGGMGDFYRNALARQGYEKQAHAIHDAWQEGEHKRAVGTVSDDLLDALAAVGTPEEVKERYDEFADIDGLDAVAVSFPRAADREVIDATMQALAPER
- a CDS encoding alkaline phosphatase, with the protein product MSLTVARDEDFQFPIGFYDAGTTGADRDYTVKADLDGRLDANRTYWYRFEHDGRVSPAGRLRTLPEPGSSPDSVSFALCTCQDYRNGYYGAYRHVADDDVDFLLHLGDFVYEHGGPSEYAGRDINLPSGNAVASGLSDFRHLHRTYRTDRALQAALAAHTAITTWDDHEIVNDRFYSYRDGRPYAGDDAHPRNDDDAFMRSLFAAGIRAWWEYTPARVRYDPDADVVDSLGLYRSFQFGDLLDLVVTDERLFRSAPPQSELPTPLATSLADQPSGPGGTPTVLGERQRSWFADEVGSSEATWTAWANEIVHMDLDVDVRGAAAYSADSWAGYEEERASVARDLAATENAVALTGDLHSCAVGHLHPTYDDASEPVGVEFVVPAVSSANLQETLDLPTSDLAAALLGRAARQENPHVSFFDSHHWGYATVEFTPEEATYTAYAVPKSVPAGDASRELLTRYRVPAGSDVLQRRD